GTCCAAGCCCGCGATGGGCTCGAGCGCACGGATGAGCACGGCTCCGGCGCGCCCCTCGGGCTCGGTCACGACGTTCACGCAGGCGTGGTTGCCGTAGCTGAAGTACACGTACGCGGTTCCCGGCCGGCTCCACATCACTTCGCTGCGCGAGGTGCGCCGGTACGCGTGGCTCGCCGGATCCCGGGGGCCCAGGTACGCCTCCACCTCCACCAGGCGTCCGGCGGTCCGCCCCTCCACCGACTGGTGCACCAGGTAACAGCCGACGAGGTCACGCGCCACCGCGAGCGTACTCCGGGCGAAGAACGCACGCGGCAGCCGGCGAAACGCGCGCGGCGGCATGTCCGGCGGCACCGTGACCGACGGCCGGCGCC
Above is a genomic segment from bacterium containing:
- a CDS encoding DNA-3-methyladenine glycosylase, whose product is MTHRRRPSVTVPPDMPPRAFRRLPRAFFARSTLAVARDLVGCYLVHQSVEGRTAGRLVEVEAYLGPRDPASHAYRRTSRSEVMWSRPGTAYVYFSYGNHACVNVVTEPEGRAGAVLIRALEPIAGLDLMRRRRGVGDARLLASGPGRLTQALGITLADNRADLVAGPLYLARGPRPPAVVRTPRIGISVATDARRRFVERGSPFLSRPVR